In Thermothelomyces thermophilus ATCC 42464 chromosome 4, complete sequence, a single genomic region encodes these proteins:
- a CDS encoding carbohydrate-binding module family 50 protein (CAZy_ID 270032) yields MVGNCNKFHFVEKDETCDTIAALYSISASQFLQWNPAAKADCSGLWASTYACVGIIGGTPPATTTRAGNGITTPTPVHPGMVSNCNKFAYVNPGDTCDGLASLYHISTSDLVSWNAGIGGKDCRSLQANTFICIGVTGGTPTSTGNGIPTPTPTQSGMVKNCNKFVYVNPGDTCAGIASKNSISVDNFVKWNGGVGGKDCRGLQAYTYACVGVKG; encoded by the exons ATGGTCGGAAACTGCAACAAGTTCCATTTTGTCGAAAAGGATGAGACCTGTGACACCATCGCGGCTCTCTACTCCATCTCGGCGTCTCAGTTCCTCCAGTGGAACCCTGCAGCCAAAGCAGACTGCTCTGGCCTCTGGGCCTCAACG TATGCCTGCGTGGGTATCATCGGAGGCACCCCGCCGGCAACCACGACGCGGGCTGGAAACGGCATCACGACGCCTACGCCCGTGCACCCTGGCATGGTGAGCAACTGCAACAAGTTTGCCTACGTCAACCCCGGCGATACATGTGATGGCCTCGCCTCCTTGTACCACATCTCGACTAGTGATCTCGTCTCGTGGAATGCTGGCATCGGCGGGAAAGACTGCCGTAGCTTGCAAGCCAACACCTTCATATGCATCGGTGTCACCGGAGGCACGCCTACGAGCACTGGAAATGGCATTCCGACACCCACCCCGACACAGTCGGGTATGGTCAAGAACTGCAACAAGTTCGTCTACGTCAACCCGGGCGACACGTGTGCTGGCATTGCCTCTAAGAACTCCATCTCGGTCGATAATTTTGTTAAATGGAATGGCGGCGTTGGCGGGAAGGATTGCCGTGGCCTGCAAGCCTACACTTACGCCTGTGTTGGCGTGAAGGGCTAA
- a CDS encoding glycoside hydrolase family 18 protein (CAZy_ID 267921), producing the protein MVASSWFTAPLVAVALLLSLDGAVAKKPTFRPPSLPTYDDDAACPERCSVSGPSTGNWSVYPNFEPIRKCTQTMFYDFSLYDSVDDPTVNHRIHACSSFGPDFSIIPGSITKTAYASPAPAKIRFELGWWNRGYGLAAPGLRSLVKQLRAYIDHGHGDGAADRPFIIYGQSGQATIGLYIGQGLLSQGLSKSALKILQDNLANSDVSAPSLAIQLCGQGYGSSHIFGAMVTSNGTFAPIQEAIRTWANATCLSFAGSKEFPGEVMFTTPLLLANGTANSTVRARSLRPYAAECRTVQVEAGDSCGTLAKKCGISGADFTNYNPGASFCSTLKPKQHVCCSSGTLPDFRPVTNPDGSCYSYKVKSNDNCADLAAEYGLTVDEIESFNKNTWGWGGCKVLFLDTIMCLSKGAPPFPAPISNAICGPQKLGTIPPTDGSNIADLNPCPINACCNIWGQCGISKDFCIDTNTGPPGTAAPGTYGCISNCGLDIVKGKGTGSIKIAYFEGFGLERECLFRDASQIDRSKYTHVHFAFGTLTPTYEVNVGDILSSYQFTQFKLISGPKKILSFGGWDFSTSKATYSIFRNGVKAENRLTMAKSIANFIKEHDLDGVDIDWEYPGAPDIPDIPAGEEDEGTNYLAFLVVLKNLLPGKSISIAAPSSYWYLKQFPIKAISRIVDYIVFMSYDIHGQWDAHNMWSQDGCVTGNCLRSHVNLTETRLALVMITKAGVPGEKVIVGVTSYGRSFDMAQPGCWSPDCQFTGDRLNSNAKPGRCTGTAGYISNAEIDEILAGGGSSGGSSQARAGRVVASFVDTSSNTDVLVYDNNQWVGYMSEKTKKTRTTLYTGWGLGGTTDWASDLQQYHDVPGPAKDWTEFKQLIRAGEDPKSDHSREGDWTKFDCTNPYLVDKTFYTPTQRWKNLDTDAAWRDVVRIWKETDKPRNIMFTASVSTTLYISADVDCRNLEDCNTTEECSAGLNGPYSGPAAQFIWNSMVKIHAMYHNYVLMLERATSLVSMALDDMQKTFAPVPVEEDKAWLYLLIDLITLGTLTVAGPLYNRQLGMYVYFSDKSVDDIKDTTMTLIGQSTTIAKDVLSTKQEAWTENLQASFNNMLSRVIEGWQNATSLAVNKIFSGSETSLNILWDVMSDGKLIEGMPPPGSGPPPDPGNIHNELQANVKKSIYAFAIPNLWRVSQTFAFILDSGFGCDVEKPLQDYLEDETMEATGACVDGKRYYLVAPIGESRTCDWVNGMWDCTLSNKFSAPPGLDRLGADFGYLTKEDFIKGSIRTWLKNGKRNAGGGMPDVTDIDTINSLIDLDFTTPGFIHLPVCSPERAYQTWDTSSSGYGANYPCDPPPGINNCGDSTFEDQTSAASPKVEDCLQIIKNIQDDGKTEWTIQVLGKNQREIAKFGECRFGVEATEQTGNADFKVGGQDVIDIINDAVEKFGGSGRVGAKGDMSCNGNIKGQAVKWGIY; encoded by the coding sequence ATGGTGGCTTCTTCATGGTTCACCGCGCCGCTTGTGGCTGTTGCCCTCCTGCTCTCTCTCGATGGAGCTGTGGCGAAGAAGCCAACATTCAggcctccctccctcccaaCGTACGACGATGATGCGGCTTGCCCAGAGCGATGCAGCGTTTCCGGGCCCAGTACGGGGAACTGGTCCGTTTATCCCAACTTCGAGCCCATAAGGAAGTGCACGCAGACCATGTTTTACGACTTCTCTCTCTACGACTCGGTCGACGACCCGACTGTCAACCACCGGATTCATGCTTGTTCATCTTTCGGTCCTGATTTCTCCATCATCCCCGGCTCCATTACCAAAACTGCTTACGCCTCGCCTGCGCCCGCCAAGATCCGGTTCGAGCTTGGATGGTGGAACCGGGGCTACGGCCTGGCTGCCCCCGGTCTCCGGTCCTTGGTAAAGCAACTCCGCGCCTACATCGATCACGGacacggcgacggcgccgcggACAGGCCTTTCATCATATACGGCCAGTCTGGTCAAGCCACCATCGGTCTCTATATTGGCCAGGGTCTGCTGAGCCAGGGCCTTAGCAAGTCTGCACTCAAGATTCTCCAAGACAATCTCGCGAACTCGGACGTCTCAGCACCGAGCCTGGCCATACAGCTCTGTGGCCAGGGCTACGGTAGTAGCCATATCTTTGGGGCTATGGTCACCAGCAATGGAACCTTCGCTCCCATCCAAGAGGCTATCAGGACATGGGCCAATGCCACGTGCCTGTCCTTCGCCGGATCCAAGGAGTTCCCCGGCGAGGTCATGTTTACTACGCCGCTCTTGCTCGCCAATGGCACCGCCAACTCGACCGTCCGGGCTCGGTCCCTCCGCCCCTATGCGGCTGAGTGTCGGACAGTGCAGGTCGAGGCCGGTGACAGCTGTGGGACACTGGCCAAGAAATGTGGCATCTCTGGTGCCGACTTCACCAACTACAACCCTGGAGCGAGCTTCTGCTCCACGTTGAAGCCGAAACAGCACGTGTGCTGCTCGAGCGGAACGCTTCCAGACTTTCGCCCTGTCACCAACCCGGACGGCTCATGCTACTCATACAAGGTCAAGAGCAATGACAACTGCGCTGACCTCGCCGCCGAGTACGGTCTTACGGTCGACGAAATTGAGAGCTTCAACAAGAACACCTGGGGCTGGGGCGGCTGTAAGGTCCTATTCCTTGACACCATCATGTGCCTTAGCAAAGGGGCTCCGCCATTCCCAGCTCCGATCTCCAACGCTATCTGCGGTCCGCAGAAGCTCGGCACCATCCCGCCAACGGACGGCTCCAATATCGCAGACCTTAACCCCTGTCCGATCAATGCCTGTTGCAACATCTGGGGCCAGTGTGGCATCTCCAAGGACTTCTGCATCGACACGAACACTGGGCCCCCGGGGACGGCTGCCCCCGGTACCTACGGCTGTATCTCCAACTGCGGCCTCGATATCGTCAAGGGAAAGGGGACCGGCTCCATCAAAATCGCCTACTTTGAAGGCTTCGGCCTGGAACGAGAGTGTCTTTTCCGGGACGCCTCCCAGATCGATAGGTCCAAATACACACACGTCCACTTCGCCTTCGGCACGTTGACCCCGACCTATGAGGTTAACGTTGGCGATATACTGTCCTCGTACCAATTCACCCAATTCAAGCTTATCTCTGGGCCTAAGAAGATCCTATCGTTTGGGGGCTGGGACTTTTCGACCTCAAAGGCGACTTATTCCATCTTCCGTAACGGCGTTAAGGCCGAGAACCGTCTCACCATGGCTAAAAGCATCGCCAATTTCATCAAGGAACACGAcctcgacggcgtcgacaTTGACTGGGAATATCCAGGAGCGCCTGATATCCCCGATATCCCTGCGGGCGAAGAGGACGAGGGAACCAACTACCTGGCCTTTCTTGTCGTCCTAAAGAACCTGCTTCCTGGAAAGAGCATCTCCATTGCCGCACCGTCGTCGTATTGGTACTTGAAGCAGTTCCCCATCAAGGCCATCAGTCGGATTGTGGACTATATCGTCTTCATGTCCTACGACATCCACGGCCAGTGGGATGCCCACAACATGTGGTCCCAGGACGGATGCGTTACAGGCAACTGTCTACGGAGCCATGTCAACCTGACGGAGACTAGGCTGGCGTTGGTTATGATTACTAAGGCAGGTGTCCCTGGCGAGAAGGTCATTGTTGGTGTGACTAGCTACGGCCGGTCCTTTGACATGGCTCAACCCGGCTGCTGGAGCCCCGACTGTCAGTTTACGGGGGACCGTCTGAACTCGAACGCAAAACCGGGGAGGTGTACCGGTACGGCCGGATACATTTCCAACGCCGAGATTGACGAGATCTTGGCCGGCGGGGGATCGAGCGGGGGATCGAGCCAGGCGCGTGCGGGACGAGTCGTCGCGAGCTTTGTTGATACCAGTAGTAATACGGATGTGCTGGTCTACGACAACAACCAATGGGTCGGCTATATGAGCGAAAAGACCAAGAAAACCCGTACGACCCTCTATACGGGTTGGGGCTTGGGAGGTACGACCGACTGGGCCAGCGATTTACAGCAATACCACGACGTCCCCGGGCCGGCAAAGGACTGGACAGAGTTTAAGCAACTCATCCGCGCCGGAGAGGACCCGAAGTCCGACCACTCACGCGAAGGCGACTGGACTAAGTTCGACTGTACGAACCCGTACTTGGTCGATAAAACATTCTACACGCCTACTCAGCGCTGGAAGAACTTGGATACGGATGCTGCGTGGCGCGACGTTGTTAGGATCTGGAAAGAGACCGATAAACCCCGCAATATCATGTTTACGGCCTCAGTCTCGACTACGCTTTACATCTCGGCCGACGTCGACTGCAGAAACCTAGAGGATTGCAACACGACCGAAGAGTGCTCAGCGGGCCTCAACGGGCCGTACTCTGGTCCTGCCGCGCAGTTCATCTGGAACTCGATGGTAAAGATCCATGCCATGTACCACAACTACGTTCTGATGCTCGAAAGGGCCACCTCTCTCGTTAGCATGGCACTCGACGACATGCAAAAAACATTCGCGCCGGTTCCGGTGGAGGAAGATAAGGCGTGGCTCTACCTCCTCATCGACCTCATCACCCTTGGCACCCTTACTGTTGCGGGGCCCTTGTACAACAGGCAACTGGGGATGTATGTCTATTTCTCCGACAAGTCTGTCGACGACATCAAGGACACCACCATGACCCTGATTGGACAAAGCACGACCATCGCCAAGGATGTGTTGTCGACCAAGCAAGAAGCATGGACTGAGAACTTGCAGGCTAGCTTCAACAATATGTTGAGCCGGGTCATTGAAGGTTGGCAGAATGCCACATCTCTCGCCGTCAATAAGATATTCAGCGGCAGTGAAACGTCCCTCAACATTCTTTGGGACGTCATGTCGGATGGAAAACTCATCGAGGGCATGCCGCCACCGGGAAGCGGGCCCCCCCCCGACCCCGGAAACATCCATAACGAGCTCCAAGCCAACGTGAAAAAGTCGATTTATGCTTTCGCCATCCCCAACCTCTGGCGCGTATCGCAGACGTTTGCCTTCATCCTCGACTCGGGTTTCGGGTGCGACGTCGAGAAGCCGCTGCAGGACTACCTCGAGGACGAGACCATGGAGGCCACAGGCGCCTGCGTCGACGGAAAGCGGTACTACCTGGTTGCCCCGATCGGCGAGTCCAGGACATGCGACTGGGTGAACGGAATGTGGGATTGCACACTTTCCAACAAGTTCTCGGCGCCTCCGGGACTGGACAGGCTCGGCGCCGACTTCGGCTATCTCACCAAGGAGGACTTCATCAAGGGTTCCATCCGCACGTGGCTCAAGAACGGCAAACGGaatgccggcggcggcatgcCGGACGTGACCGACATCGATACCATCAACAGCCTTATCGACCTCGATTTCACCACGCCGGGCTTCATCCACCTCCCCGTCTGCAGCCCCGAGCGGGCGTACCAGACGTGGGACACGAGCTCCTCGGGCTATGGCGCCAACTACCCGTGCGACCCCCCGCCGGGTATCAACAACTGCGGCGATTCGACCTTTGAGGATCAGACCAGCGCCGCGTCGCCTAAGGTCGAGGATTGCCTGCAGATCATCAAGAACATCCAGGACGACGGTAAGACCGAGTGGACCATCCAGGTTCTGGGCAAGAACCAGCGCGAGATTGCCAAGTTTGGGGAGTGCCGCTTCGGCGTCGAGGCGACCGAGCAGACCGGCAACGCCGACTTCAAGGTCGGCGGCCAGGACGTCATCGACATCATCAACGACGCCGTCGAGAAGTTCGGCGGGAGCGGTAGGGTCGGCGCCAAGGGAGACATGTCGTGCAACGGCAACATCAAGGGGCAGGCTGTCAAATGGGGTATCTACTAA
- a CDS encoding uncharacterized protein (hypothetical protein with predicted signal peptide) has translation MHLSSWGLWPFLASLVYLGAVADPAGVLEVDLVFPRNETYAPTPYMPIVFGFRNGELARRLNPEILVTMRNSTALGDISSYIETPVTVNWTSNEPNFVYTVFQNEFAIEGTWWIAWDVWWTTCKVEDDGLIHGDITRNHSSRLSDFVIKKGGKAVDLVAITANDKTCPETLGITINVTDTTAPISFANQPVPLRVSYPRLETCALVASSTPTANPCLVRIDSTAAAAISASAKSWQCILDRTPDCPDRWKKNTAQQLAVAGAASFAAALGAFGFLLLA, from the coding sequence ATGCACCTCTCCTCCTGGGGGCTATGGCCCTTCCTGGCCTCGCTGGTCTACCTTGGCGCTGTTGCCGACCCTGCTGGTGTACTAGAAGTCGACCTGGTCTTCCCACGCAACGAGACATACGCGCCCACACCCTATATGCCGATCGTGTTTGGTTTCCGAAACGGCGAGCTTGCTCGGCGTCTCAATCCAGAGATTCTCGTCACAATGCGCAACTCGACAGCCCTCGGGGACATCAGCAGTTACATTGAGACTCCAGTGACTGTGAACTGGACTAGCAACGAGCCCAACTTCGTGTACACCGTCTTTCAGAACGAGTTCGCGATCGAGGGGACGTGGTGGATCGCATGGGATGTGTGGTGGACAACTTGTAAGGTGGAGGATGATGGGCTTATCCACGGCGATATCACGCGAAATCACTCCAGCCGGTTGTCCGACTTCGTCATCAAGAAGGGCGGGAAAGCAGTCGACTTGGTGGCTATAACAGCCAACGACAAGACCTGTCCTGAGACACTGGGGATCACCATCAACGTTACCGACACGACCGCACCCATTAGTTTCGCAAACCAGCCAGTCCCATTACGCGTCTCCTATCCACGATTGGAAACGTGCGCGTTGGTAGCATCCTCTACCCCGACCGCGAACCCCTGCTTGGTCCGGATCGACTCTACCGCTGCTGCAGCCATCTctgcgtcggcgaaatcCTGGCAATGCATCTTGGATCGGACACCGGACTGCCCAGACAGATGGAAGAAGAATACCGCCCAGCAGCTGGCTGTTGCGGGGGCGGCGTCCTTTGCAGCTGCGCTCGGAGCGTTTGGGTTTCTTCTTCTAGCATGA